A section of the Solitalea canadensis DSM 3403 genome encodes:
- a CDS encoding OmpA family protein, with product MKTRSFLQIMLFGFASFPILAFSQEQPGLKQKGDQFYNQYNYSKAVVLYEQIAKNKKNDKQSVARLADSYRLMNNYDAAEKWYEQLYQSRQLKNSEVLNYAEVLRNVGKFDQAKSVLREYEQTYGTSPTVKAMIKGCDSAMIWMQTPSLIKVKNEGFLNTDRSEWGAFSFNDKVLYTAERIGKKDATYGWTGQPYLGLYEADATLRLTQSELETKFNNTEYHSGPVVFSSKGDTAYVTRTFVGEKAAKEKVKNKINLIRRLELWYTVKKDGAWGELIPFHYNNAQQYSTGHAALSKDGNILYFVSDMPGSTGKSDIWFCIKDQSGEWSKPVNCGAEINTLEEELFLTIGKKGELYFSSNGLAGMGGLDIYKAIGQKENWSSVVNMHYPVNSMVDDFMFTASTDTTGFFSSNRKEGKGGDDIYVYTIVIPPPPPAPKPEPVIVVEEPKEGNALHVFVINKQTGLPVANATLNLMNNKGKEKVVVETDGTGLFSFALSDEPIYEVKAEKNGFLSDHKNGIKNKTIQKAGAKVVLQLDSIILNKAIKLDNIYYDSGKWNLRAKSKTELNKLIEILKENPTIKIELSSHTDSRGSDQSNLILSQKRAKSAVDYIISKGIAKSRIIAKGYGETKLLNKCTNGVKCSDKDHQVNRRTEFAILSF from the coding sequence ATGAAAACAAGAAGTTTTTTACAAATTATGCTCTTCGGGTTTGCTTCTTTTCCTATCCTGGCTTTTTCGCAAGAACAACCTGGACTAAAACAAAAAGGAGATCAATTTTATAACCAGTATAATTATTCTAAAGCAGTTGTTCTTTATGAACAAATTGCTAAGAATAAGAAAAACGATAAACAATCGGTAGCCCGTTTAGCAGATAGCTACAGGTTAATGAATAATTACGATGCAGCCGAAAAATGGTATGAACAATTGTACCAGTCAAGGCAGCTTAAAAACAGCGAAGTGCTGAATTATGCAGAAGTACTTCGGAATGTTGGTAAGTTCGATCAGGCTAAAAGTGTACTGCGTGAATACGAGCAAACATATGGAACATCGCCTACTGTAAAGGCAATGATCAAAGGCTGTGATTCGGCCATGATATGGATGCAAACTCCGTCTTTGATCAAGGTTAAAAATGAGGGCTTTTTAAATACAGACAGAAGTGAGTGGGGAGCATTTTCATTTAATGATAAAGTGCTCTATACAGCTGAAAGAATTGGAAAGAAGGATGCTACTTACGGGTGGACCGGGCAGCCATATCTTGGATTATATGAGGCTGATGCCACCCTTCGACTGACCCAAAGTGAACTTGAAACAAAATTTAACAATACGGAATATCATTCTGGTCCGGTTGTGTTCAGTTCCAAAGGTGATACAGCCTATGTTACGAGAACTTTTGTCGGAGAAAAGGCAGCTAAAGAAAAGGTAAAGAATAAAATAAACCTGATTCGTCGTCTTGAGTTATGGTATACTGTAAAAAAAGACGGAGCCTGGGGTGAATTAATTCCTTTTCATTACAATAATGCACAGCAATATTCAACCGGACATGCGGCATTGAGCAAAGATGGTAATATCCTGTATTTTGTAAGCGATATGCCTGGTTCTACCGGTAAATCAGATATCTGGTTTTGTATAAAAGATCAGAGTGGTGAATGGTCAAAACCGGTTAATTGCGGCGCAGAGATTAATACTCTTGAAGAAGAGTTATTTCTGACCATTGGCAAAAAAGGAGAACTTTATTTCTCATCAAATGGATTAGCAGGTATGGGAGGCTTAGATATCTATAAAGCGATCGGACAAAAAGAAAACTGGTCGAGCGTTGTTAACATGCATTATCCGGTTAACTCTATGGTAGATGATTTTATGTTCACTGCTTCTACTGATACTACCGGATTCTTTTCGTCCAACAGAAAAGAAGGTAAGGGAGGAGATGATATTTATGTCTATACTATTGTGATTCCACCACCACCTCCGGCGCCAAAACCTGAACCTGTTATCGTGGTGGAGGAGCCTAAAGAAGGAAATGCGCTTCATGTGTTTGTTATAAATAAGCAAACAGGATTACCGGTTGCAAATGCGACCTTAAACCTTATGAATAACAAGGGTAAGGAAAAAGTGGTAGTTGAAACCGATGGAACAGGATTGTTTAGTTTTGCCCTGAGTGATGAACCAATTTATGAGGTAAAAGCTGAAAAAAATGGCTTTTTGAGCGATCATAAAAATGGCATCAAGAACAAGACGATTCAAAAAGCAGGAGCCAAAGTTGTTCTTCAATTAGATTCTATCATATTAAATAAAGCAATCAAGCTGGATAATATTTACTATGATTCGGGAAAATGGAATTTACGTGCAAAATCAAAAACAGAACTTAACAAGCTGATCGAGATTTTGAAAGAAAACCCAACGATCAAGATAGAGTTGAGTTCACATACCGATTCACGTGGCTCAGATCAGTCCAATCTGATACTGTCTCAGAAAAGAGCAAAATCAGCAGTTGATTATATAATCTCAAAAGGAATTGCCAAGAGTCGCATTATTGCGAAAGGATATGGTGAAACCAAATTATTGAATAAATGTACGAACGGTGTAAAATGTTCCGACAAGGATCATCAGGTCAATCGTCGTACAGAGTTTGCTATCCTAAGTTTTTAA
- a CDS encoding efflux RND transporter periplasmic adaptor subunit, with protein MNRTLYVLLAATFISSACSNDKPSAKNNQEAKPMMNNFETIELKKDNPLVKLKLAGTLEADQETELYAKVNSYVQKINVDIGSTVTAGQVLIVLEAPEIQSQLASAKSKWMAQEAIYRATKSNYDRMFKANETEGAVAKDALDQITAKKLADEAQLASAKSVYLELQSIQNYLTIRAPFSGVITDRNVDLGAYVSPMGKGADKPLLVIQNVNKLRLSLSVPEANTPYLHLGDTVKFRVRSIPQKMYMAKITRKTGALDSKLRSEKIEADFINMNNTLKPLMVAEATIPLKNTEPTFFVPKTALLDANMGMYIIRVENGKTKKVPVTRGRMMADKVEVFGELMEGEQILVKGSEEIEDGTSIKK; from the coding sequence ATGAATAGAACATTATATGTACTACTGGCAGCAACATTTATTAGTAGTGCCTGCAGTAATGATAAACCGTCGGCAAAAAATAATCAAGAGGCAAAGCCGATGATGAACAATTTTGAAACGATCGAACTCAAAAAAGATAATCCGCTGGTTAAATTAAAGCTGGCGGGCACGTTGGAGGCCGATCAGGAAACTGAATTATATGCGAAGGTTAACAGCTATGTCCAAAAGATTAATGTCGATATAGGAAGTACGGTTACTGCCGGACAAGTATTGATTGTTTTAGAGGCTCCAGAAATTCAATCACAATTAGCAAGTGCAAAATCGAAGTGGATGGCACAGGAAGCGATCTACAGGGCTACCAAATCTAATTATGACCGTATGTTTAAAGCCAATGAAACAGAAGGCGCTGTAGCTAAGGACGCTTTGGACCAAATAACAGCAAAAAAGCTGGCAGACGAAGCACAGTTAGCTTCAGCAAAATCAGTATACCTGGAGTTACAGTCTATCCAAAATTACCTGACTATCAGAGCGCCATTTAGTGGAGTTATTACGGATAGAAATGTAGACTTAGGTGCTTATGTAAGTCCGATGGGTAAGGGTGCCGATAAGCCATTGCTGGTTATTCAAAATGTTAATAAACTGCGCCTTAGTTTATCCGTACCTGAAGCTAATACACCTTACCTCCATTTAGGTGACACCGTTAAATTCAGAGTGAGGTCTATTCCTCAAAAAATGTATATGGCCAAAATTACCCGAAAAACCGGTGCTTTGGACAGCAAACTTCGTTCAGAAAAAATTGAGGCTGATTTTATCAACATGAATAACACCTTAAAACCTTTAATGGTAGCTGAGGCCACTATTCCATTAAAAAACACTGAACCGACATTTTTCGTCCCAAAAACTGCATTGCTTGATGCTAACATGGGGATGTATATTATCCGTGTCGAAAATGGAAAAACGAAAAAAGTTCCGGTTACCAGGGGGCGTATGATGGCGGATAAAGTAGAAGTTTTCGGCGAACTTATGGAAGGAGAACAGATACTGGTAAAAGGATCTGAAGAAATTGAAGATGGTACATCGATTAAAAAATAA